The Haloplanus salinarum genome includes a region encoding these proteins:
- a CDS encoding DUF5820 family protein, with amino-acid sequence MTFDALPDGWTVWHEESEGRAILAYRPDVFDTEAFPAPCLPTVYLSPGSPRRRPGSGESDGWTVTLYLEPEVEARVESADDRPAAVETAVEFARAFAAGDVDYREVYQVPREAYFERLDELLGREA; translated from the coding sequence GTGACATTCGACGCGCTTCCCGACGGCTGGACGGTCTGGCACGAGGAGTCCGAGGGGCGGGCGATCCTGGCCTACCGTCCCGACGTGTTCGACACCGAGGCCTTCCCTGCGCCCTGTCTCCCGACTGTCTACCTCTCCCCGGGGTCGCCCCGGCGTCGGCCCGGGAGCGGGGAAAGCGACGGATGGACCGTCACGCTGTATCTCGAACCCGAAGTCGAGGCGCGGGTCGAGTCGGCGGACGACCGGCCGGCTGCCGTCGAGACGGCGGTCGAGTTCGCCCGCGCGTTCGCCGCCGGCGATGTCGACTACCGCGAGGTCTACCAGGTCCCACGGGAGGCGTACTTCGAGCGCCTCGACGAACTGCTCGGTCGCGAGGCTTAA